The Pieris napi chromosome 11, ilPieNapi1.2, whole genome shotgun sequence DNA segment CCAAttgcaaatttacaataatattgttaagttttaacttttatttgtttataaaagtgacattaggaATACATTTAATCCAGAGACAATATGACGGAATAAGGTGCTACGAACAGCAGCTCGCATCTACGGTGTCGACTTTGCGGTAATGTATCgacatgcctcttggctacgaacgaagcgttttcgacagtacaattacgcaaaagcggtagtgtatgtagaatactTTTCGACACCAATATGGCTAGACCCCCTGATCCTTgaaattagaataatttgttaaataataaaacccaATATTAAACCTACTCTATGGAAACAGCTGATAACTGACAAATCACACATTATATTTGTCAGTGCTAAATTTCAACACAACACTAACAACATAAACTCTGCTAAAGGCTgatttacacgtattaagttgccaagtcttaactaaattttaactaaatttcaagtgacttaattttaagtaaccgtttacacgtaaaaatactaaataattagttaaactcATTTTTTCGCTCAAGATGGACGATCacagaacaaaatattataggatTTTCTCTTCCTGATTGGGGATTTACTGTATTGTATGCTCCAATACATGATTGTGAAGGTTCTGGGGACTCAACGTAATACGTATTTGAAGAAGGCGAAGGAGTAAAACTGCTACTATTATTCATTGGGGAAGGGGTTCTACTACTGTTCATTAATTGTTGTATACGCATATCGGACAAATAGTTTTGGATATGTTTTTGAGCTTCCAGCGCCGAAAGCAAAAGCAAAGCTTTGCAATGACTCCGCCAGCTTATGCttttcacttaaatttaactaaattttgccTGTCCAAACGTGTCAAGTGATTAGCCACGCCCACCAACTTAACCGAAAAATAGACAAAGTTCTATTCTACCTTGTTAAGTTgcaactaaattttaacttgcaacttcttactaaattcactgtttacacgggttaagttacttaaaattaagttaatatttagtaaatttttagtcaacttaatacgtgtaaatcggccataatgcacaaaccgtgccagagccataaaggaaaaaaaaacataaactcTATCTTTAAAACGTGACAGCTGACAATTTATACAAGAAACTCTAGGCAAAATCCAAAACAAAACGTGTTTTAAGGTTAGACTtatgatgtttttttaaaaaaacatattttgagttaaagttaaaattcctttttttaattataaatatgtcaCGAAGGCCGGAACATCAAGCTCCTCCTGAACTGGTAAAAATGTTGATTAGTTTAATCtataaatttctaataaagttattaatcaTAAATACGTACGTACTTTCAGTTTTACAATGAAGAGGAAGCTCGAAAATATACTCAAAAGTAAGCGCGTAgttttttgaattataataataaattatattaattaatgtctataaatcatagattatttttgttaagttcTAGAATAATAGACATTCAAGCACAAATGACTGAACGGTGTATAGAACTATTGCTACTACCAGAAGATACTCCTTGTTTGCTTCTGGATATTGGTTGTGGATCAGGATTATCAGGTACAGTTCTTGAACAAAATGGTCATATGTGGATTGGTATGGATATTTCTCAAGCAATGTTGGGTGAGTCTTCAATTTCAAtatgagaaaaaaaatattaaaaagctaTGCAAGCTTTAGCTATTATTATCAACTTGTATTTTCCAGATGTTGCAATAGAAAGAGAAATTGAAGGAGATGTAGTATTATCAGATATGGGTGAAGGTGTACCATTTAGGCCAGGCAGTTTTGATGGGGCAGTCTCAGTATCAGCTCTTCAGTGGTTATTTAATGCTGACAAAAAGTCTCATCACCCTGTTAAGagattatatacattttttagtaCATTATATGCTGCCTTggtaagtatttatatatttattaaataaggtgccttatattatttggttcCATTATCACCATTTAACCTTGCATTTTGCAGTCAAGATCTGCTAGAGCAGTATTCCAGTTCTATCCAGAAAATGAGAGCCAACTAAATCTTTTGACATCACAAGCAATGAAAGCTGGTTTTTATGGAGGTGTTGTGGTGGACTTCCCAAATTCAGCTAAAGCTAAAAAATTCTTCTTAGTCCTTATGACTGGTGGAGCAGCTCCATTGCCAAAAGCtttaggtattattatttatatatatgtacttattagtaattatttactagaGCTTCAAATTtacatactattttttattaggtactgaagaagaagataatagtctagaaataaaatatgccaGAAGAGAAGCTTCTAAGAAGTTGCGGGgtaaacctttaaagaatacAAAGGCATGGTTactagaaaaaaaagaaaggagAAGAAAACAAGGCAAAGAAACAAAACCGGATACTAAATACACAGGAAGAAAAAGAAGTGGtcgattttaaatgtatatatattatctagtTTCTAAGAATTCATTAAAatggatatattttatctttttataatatatttccacACAGTATCAACACCATGACCGATTGTTTCTATAGGCACCATGTTTGGTAAAGGAAATCTGCATGCAACAATAACAGTTCCATTATTCACTTCCTGCGTGACctttttttcaaattcttGCATCATTTGTTCTACTCCAAATatcactatattattataaggttttaattcaaaactccaaagatttttcttaaaaaatcttgTATTGTGATACTGACGGTTAAAGAGTGCCGCTATACGGGAGTAACACACTAACACTGTATTTAGCTCCACTCCATGTGCTTTGAATCCCAATTTTGCAGCTGTGAAAACAATTCGGCCATCACCCGACCCAACATCTAATAAATTCCCTGTGCGACCCTTTAATGCCCTTGTGACTCCTAGCAATTGTTCTGTAGTTGCAGGCACATATGGAAGGCATACTTTTCTGAAGGCTGGCGAAACAAATGGTATACAAATAACACTAACACCAACTGCTAGACCACCAGTGGCGTATATAAGTGTTTTACCTAAAGTTGAAAGCCGATTACTTCGTTTCGTGTCATTTTGCTCCAATACACCTAATTCCATGATtgatttacatataatttcattaagaAATCAGAGTCCCGCATACAAAACTAGTTTCTAATTTCTTTATAGGTTACGttcatatttatgtataataacgctaataagtaataactaaGAATAATCTGATGATAAGATCGCTCATAAGTCATGTTGacaatacatatatgaatgtaagttttttttttatggcctggtaacgAGACCTTTAAGCCAAACAATATAGGTAATAGGAAACAATAAAGATAATAGCATAAATTGAAATCAACttccttatttataaaaaatctagaaaattttaaacctACCTAAACCTTACTTACCTTAcctttgtaaaatttaaatttggtacttaatataaaaatatatctcatTGAAATCTTTATTCGTTAAACCAACGTATGTTTACACAGTTGGGAAGCGATTTTGAGTAATGCCTTCTGTGGATAATATACGTTATGCGTTTTCTGTActattagtatatatttatctctacttggcctaaaggtctagataccaggccataaactcaaaaaaaatttttttacctcTACTAAACCTGTATAGTGTATGTAGTCTGTGTATTAGATAGAAACGTCAATCGACCGGTGCAGCGGGGCGAGATTTTTCCACCTACGATCTCATATAATTCCTTTTAAAATGACTGCATTTGAAGAATTTGGAGTCCTTCCCGAACTAGGGAAAGCAATAGATGAAATGGAGTGGACGCTACCTACAGATGTCCAAGCCGAAGCTATCCCTCTTATTCTTGGTGGAGGAGATGTGTTGATGGCTGCAGAGACTGGCAGTGGAAAAACTGGTGCCTTTTGCTTACCtataatacaaattgtatGGGAAACTCTTAAAGATATACAAGAAGGAAAATcaagtaaaattattacacaAACCTCGACAGAATGGACCATGTCGTTCTTTGACCGAACAGAGGCATTAGCCGTCACACCTGATGGTTTACGGTGCCAGTCTCGTGATCAATCAGGTTGGCATGGCTGTAGAGCAACTAAAGGTGTACACACAAAGGGTTTATACTACTACGAAGCTATTGTTACTGATGAAGGCCTATGCAGAGTTGGTTGGTCTACACAAGCGGTACGTTTTCTTTACTGTAGCTCTCAAAAAGTTCTAGCagaacaatattttcttttttaatattaatattgtatttcatCTACCAGGCAAGACTAGATTTAGGTACTGATAGACTAGGCTTTGGATTTGGTGGTACAGGGAAGAAGTCAAATGCAAAACAGTTTGATGATTATGGCAGTGCTTTTGGGAAAAATGATGTAATAGGTATGTCTCAAATATctgtgttttataaaaaattatattaaatatctttatattttttggaacatataaagtttttatatttaaactaaaaataagcctctgtttttgtaataaaaaagatcAGACTTATAATTCTTGtcctttaatattttgtttttgttagttatgtatatatgatataaatataattaattacaggttgtatgttaaatttaaacaatggcGAAATTAGATATACAAAGAATGGTGAGGATCTAGGTGTTGCTTTTAAATTAGATCAGTCCCGAAGGGCAGACTGCTATTTTCCTgctgttgttttaaaaaatgctGAAATGACCTTTAATTTTGGTGCAACACCATTTAAGGTGAgccttattttataatagaagcagtgtaattaaaaattatgctaAGTCAGatgctttatataaaaaaaatatgttaaagaaaattataagatAGTTTTGTAAAAATTACCAGTCATACATTGTAAGTCTGTTCTTGAATAACACCATAATTGTTAGAAGCTCATTAATTATCCAATTTTCTGATTTGCTCAACTTGGgattacaaaaactaaatattgaaGTCACACTTTATTGTTATTGAGAGAAATAGATGAATCATGTCTTGATTATGGTTcttcttttaaaaacaaatttctcTATTGATTCCTAAAGTTgttaatgttttgttaaaattattttcatagcaACCGCTTCCTAAAGACTATACTCCTATTAGTCAAGCACCTAAGGAATTTGTCAAAGTGAATGTTGTCTCAGCTGGGGCTGCAACAGGCTCGAGTAAACCAGTTAATAACGCACCACAAGCTATTATTATTGAGGTAATTAATCAGTCTTTTAGTGTTTGCATTTCTAGAGGGGACAtgtgtattaatataaaagaaaaaccaGCACTATAAACTTTGCTCTtgccctcagatttctgtatctgttgtGTAAGGATTTTTCTTCAAAGAAACATAGGTGATTAGCCGTCTATGCCTCACATATGCACTAATTTTTTGGGTCTGGTGCACAGACATGGTTTGAACCTACAAACTTAGGCATGAGAGTCTCACACTCAAGCCACcacaggccaacactgctggcTTCATGTAATATAAGTTCCCAGGTTGATAAATGTAGATAGGTATTGGAAGTTAGTTAA contains these protein-coding regions:
- the LOC125054224 gene encoding probable 18S rRNA (guanine-N(7))-methyltransferase, whose protein sequence is MSRRPEHQAPPELFYNEEEARKYTQNSRIIDIQAQMTERCIELLLLPEDTPCLLLDIGCGSGLSGTVLEQNGHMWIGMDISQAMLDVAIEREIEGDVVLSDMGEGVPFRPGSFDGAVSVSALQWLFNADKKSHHPVKRLYTFFSTLYAALSRSARAVFQFYPENESQLNLLTSQAMKAGFYGGVVVDFPNSAKAKKFFLVLMTGGAAPLPKALGTEEEDNSLEIKYARREASKKLRGKPLKNTKAWLLEKKERRRKQGKETKPDTKYTGRKRSGRF
- the LOC125054226 gene encoding ATP synthase subunit C lysine N-methyltransferase → MELGVLEQNDTKRSNRLSTLGKTLIYATGGLAVGVSVICIPFVSPAFRKVCLPYVPATTEQLLGVTRALKGRTGNLLDVGSGDGRIVFTAAKLGFKAHGVELNTVLVCYSRIAALFNRQYHNTRFFKKNLWSFELKPYNNIVIFGVEQMMQEFEKKVTQEVNNGTVIVACRFPLPNMVPIETIGHGVDTVWKYIIKR